In the Pseudomonadota bacterium genome, one interval contains:
- the dnaN gene encoding DNA polymerase III subunit beta, whose product MSSSSFHSIKILKHPGRRSASPMKVVCDRKALESGILTASKAVNPKSPLPILSHLLVRAENGALHFSATDLEMVIECQVKAEVITAGAFTAPARLLGEIITQLPQTEISLEMIKGNQLELKAKGSNFRINTFSADEFPVLPQPEGDSTLVVSGDAFRDMVRSVQFAVAPPEETRVVLTGILTQIEPDKAMLVTTDGRRLARVQRTFDGSQVTTSYKSIIPGRAMGELQRLLGDDNTSLEITPSPGQVFFRFGNIQLVARLLEEGRFPDCEAIIPKSFSRTVYVHREQLLGAVRRALIMAQEKDSPRLLRLEITGDSMSIRSNTPDVGQACEELPVRLDGEPITIAFNGRYLLDCVSNATGEEIRFLLNDPLSMAMMKPVNADDLLYLIMPVRIKETAAVGAGV is encoded by the coding sequence ATGTCATCCTCATCTTTCCACAGCATCAAGATCCTCAAACATCCAGGAAGAAGGAGCGCCTCACCCATGAAAGTGGTCTGCGATCGAAAAGCCCTCGAGAGCGGCATTCTCACCGCCTCCAAGGCGGTCAACCCGAAGAGTCCCCTGCCCATTCTCAGCCATCTGCTGGTGCGCGCGGAGAATGGTGCGCTGCACTTCTCTGCAACAGATCTCGAGATGGTCATCGAGTGCCAGGTCAAGGCGGAGGTCATCACGGCCGGCGCCTTCACCGCACCCGCACGCCTGCTCGGAGAGATCATCACCCAGCTGCCCCAGACCGAGATCTCGCTCGAGATGATCAAGGGCAATCAGCTCGAGCTGAAGGCGAAGGGCTCGAACTTTCGCATCAACACCTTCTCTGCCGACGAGTTTCCCGTGCTGCCCCAGCCCGAGGGAGATTCCACCCTCGTGGTCTCGGGCGACGCGTTTCGCGACATGGTGCGCAGCGTGCAGTTCGCCGTTGCACCGCCAGAAGAGACCCGGGTGGTGCTCACGGGCATTCTCACGCAGATCGAGCCCGACAAGGCCATGCTGGTCACCACCGATGGCCGTCGCCTGGCGCGTGTGCAGCGCACCTTTGACGGGTCGCAGGTGACCACGTCCTACAAGTCCATCATTCCCGGACGCGCCATGGGCGAGCTGCAGCGGTTGCTGGGAGATGACAACACCTCGCTCGAGATCACGCCATCGCCCGGCCAGGTCTTCTTCCGCTTTGGCAACATCCAGCTCGTGGCGCGCCTGCTCGAAGAGGGTCGCTTTCCCGACTGTGAGGCCATCATCCCGAAGTCTTTCTCGCGCACGGTCTACGTGCATCGAGAGCAGCTGCTGGGAGCGGTGCGTCGCGCTCTCATCATGGCGCAGGAAAAAGACTCTCCGCGGCTGCTTCGTCTCGAGATCACGGGCGACAGCATGTCGATTCGCTCGAACACGCCAGACGTGGGTCAGGCCTGCGAAGAGCTTCCGGTTCGTCTTGATGGCGAACCCATCACCATCGCCTTCAACGGTCGATATCTGCTCGATTGCGTGAGCAACGCCACGGGCGAGGAGATACGCTTCCTTCTCAATGATCCCCTGAGCATGGCGATGATGAAGCCGGTCAACGCCGACGACCTTCTCTACCTGATCATGCCGGTTCGAATCAAGGAGACGGCGGCAGTGGGGGCTGGGGTATAG
- a CDS encoding nucleoside deaminase codes for MKLALEQARRAERAGEVPVGAVVVIGGQVISRGRNVREACNDVAGHAEIVALRRAARSRRDWRFDGATVYVTLEPCPMCVGAMLSVRVKRLVYGAADPRAGAAGTVLNLADYPGLPHHLDVVSGIRADECAQLMRIFFARRRVH; via the coding sequence ATGAAGCTGGCGCTCGAGCAGGCTCGCCGAGCAGAGCGCGCAGGTGAGGTGCCGGTCGGCGCGGTGGTCGTCATCGGCGGCCAGGTGATCAGTCGAGGTCGAAACGTGCGCGAAGCATGCAACGACGTCGCAGGTCACGCAGAGATCGTGGCTCTGAGAAGGGCTGCGCGCTCTCGCAGAGACTGGCGGTTCGACGGGGCGACGGTCTATGTGACGCTCGAACCGTGTCCGATGTGCGTGGGTGCCATGCTATCGGTCAGGGTCAAGCGTCTGGTGTACGGGGCTGCAGATCCGCGCGCGGGCGCTGCAGGAACCGTGCTGAACCTGGCTGACTACCCGGGGCTGCCACATCACCTCGACGTGGTGAGCGGCATCCGCGCTGACGAATGTGCACAGCTGATGCGCATATTCTTCGCGCGACGCCGCGTGCACTGA